The sequence TCGAAGGGCACGCCGTTCATCGCGCGCCCCTCGAGCACGACGTCCTTGAGGAACTTCGTCGCGAGCGCCTTCTGGTCGGCCCCGAACTGGGAGACGCTGAAGCGCTTCGTCTCCCGGATGTAGCCGTTCGACTGCGACCCGGCCCGGACGCCGATCATGACCAGGGGGGGCTTGAAGCTCGTCTGGCTCACCCAGGAGCCGAGGAACGCGTTCGGGTGGCCGTCCGCGCTGCGGCACCCGATGACGTAGAGGCCGTACGGAATGAGCCGCAGCGCCTGCTTCTTGGCCGCCTCGTCCATGGGGGGCCCAACGGGGCCGCCCTTCTAAATTCCT is a genomic window of Candidatus Thermoplasmatota archaeon containing:
- a CDS encoding flavin reductase family protein is translated as MDEAAKKQALRLIPYGLYVIGCRSADGHPNAFLGSWVSQTSFKPPLVMIGVRAGSQSNGYIRETKRFSVSQFGADQKALATKFLKDVVLEGRAMNGVPFEEGELGLPYFPDTVADFACRLVETVDVGDHTIFVGEVVEARYRGGAAARALTHAETGWHYGG